One segment of Brassica napus cultivar Da-Ae chromosome C3, Da-Ae, whole genome shotgun sequence DNA contains the following:
- the LOC106426349 gene encoding nucleolin 1, with amino-acid sequence MERSEPSSRMIDFLNASMERSESSSRVSAPYTGKRTLYGDKYVDVMKSYYDYVKSRIRIGVEGYSTSLKPIDLYRALESLFKTCGEVHNIQIRRDPVTNALQRSCIVILRGEGAGDKALQLNGSDIGGSKIVVTSLPSELSDLSTGLSTDVLAARSVAHNRRKRSEGISVTGYDTSLTKDDLKNALTNHFSTCGEITDVFVLNSRALVYFYGLGSNNRAVQLSGTDLGGCTLVVKALPYPKPKGSAWTRLRYRFRSATLSTITGWAHQM; translated from the exons ATGGAGAGATCCGAACCTTCTTCTCGTATGATCGATTTTCTCAACGCCTCGATGGAGAGATCCGAATCTTCTTCTCGGGTTTCTGCTCCGTACACG gGGAAGAGGACTTTGTACGGTGATAAGTATGTCGACGTTATGAAGTCGTACTATGATTACGTCAAAAGCAG GATAAGGATCGGTGTTGAAGGGTACAGTACTTCCCTTAAACCTATTGATCTCTACCGGGCTTTGGAGAGTCTTTTCAAGACATGTGGAGAAGTCCACAACATCCAGATTCGCAGAGATCCAGTGACAAATGCACTCCAGAGGTCGTGTATTGTTATCCTTCGTGGAGAAGGCGCAGGAGACAAAGCCTTGCAACTCAATGGAAGTGACATTGGAGGAAGTAAGATTGTCGTTACGAGTTTGCCTTCAGAACTCAGTGACCTCAGCACTGGGTTGAGTACTGATGTACTCGCTGCTAGGAGCGTGGCACATAATCGAAGAAAGCg TAGCGAAGGCATATCCGTTACTGGATATGACACTTCACTTACTAAAGATGATTTGAAGAATGCTTTGACTAACCATTTCTCCACATGTGGCGAGATTACCGACGTTTTCGTTCTTAACAG CCGTGCCCTGGTCTACTTCTACGGACTAGGCTCCAACAACCGAGCGGTTCAGCTGTCTGGAACCGACCTAGGAGGCTGCACACTGGTGGTCAAAGCCTTGCCCTATCCAAAACCCAAAGGTAGTGCCTGGACCCGTTTGCGTTACCGTTTCAGGTCAGCCACTCTCTCAACGATCACTGGGTGGGCACATCAGATGTGA
- the LOC125584041 gene encoding uncharacterized protein LOC125584041 isoform X2 gives MDLFITWENDANHLVDDIEWIQIHGTCWAYSLRRHMNAACRIANLIDAESLSLAYLVNYMRMTSGLSDTLGLSSFDPVRPFLMLEGMVLDDDYRMLFAQFMRIPELPLPRGIRRFVVTDMIIHSLDHYHSPITEGNPKLPIDTFVHSKPPSKCFETVLG, from the exons ATGGATTTGTTCATTACTTGGGAAAATGATGCTAATCACCTCGTCGACGACATCGAGTGGATACAAATTCATGGCACGTGCTGGGCGTATTCTCTTAGGCGGCACATGAATGCGGCATGTAGAATTGCGAACTTAATTGATGCAGAATCCCTCTCTCTGGCCTACTTGGTCAACTACATGAGAATGACTTCAGGGCTTTCAGACACCTTGGGTCTTTCTTCCTTTGATCCGGTTAGGCCCTTCCTGATGTTGGAGGGTATGGTCCTGGATGATGATTATCGAATGTTGTTTGCTCAATTTATGAGGATCCCGGAACTCCCACTTCCG AGGGGAATTCGTCGTTTCGTAGTTACGGACATGATAATTCATTCTCTAGATCACTATCATTCCCCTATTACAGAGGGGAATCCCAAACTACCCATCGATACTTTCGTTCATAGCAAACCCCCCTCAAAAT GTTTCGAGACAGTTCTGGGTTAA
- the LOC125584013 gene encoding late embryogenesis abundant protein 46-like has protein sequence MATQKKEAKINQAEMQKREVREHNAAMKEAAGGGTGTGLGLGSATHSTTGHVGHGTGTHKMSALPGHGTGQATGHVVEGTTLTEPIGTNTGTGRTAAHNAHVGGGTTGYGTSGGYTG, from the coding sequence ATGGCTACACAGAAGAAAGAAGCAAAGATTAACCAGGCTGAGATGCAGAAGAGAGAAGTGCGTGAGCACAACGCTGCCATGAAAGAAGCTGCTGGAGGTGGAACCGGAACCGGTTTAGGTTTGGGGTCAGCCACTCACTCAACCACTGGACACGTCGGACATGGGACTGGGACCCACAAGATGTCAGCTTTGCCTGGTCACGGAACGGGACAAGCAACCGGACACGTTGTTGAGGGAACGACCTTGACAGAACCTATCGGGACAAACACTGGAACTGGTCGGACCGCTGCTCATAACGCCCACGTTGGTGGTGGCACCACTGGGTACGGAACTAGTGGAGGATACACTGGATAA
- the LOC125584040 gene encoding nucleolin 1-like: MERSEPSSRMIAFLNASMERSESSSRVSAPYTGKRTLYGDKYVDVMKSHYDYYKSRIRIGVEGYSTSLKPIDLYRALESLFKTCGEVHNIQIRRDPVTNALQRSCIVILRGEGAGDKALQLNGSDIGGSKIVVTSLPPELSELSTGLSTDVLAARSVAHNRRKRSEGISVTGYDTSLTKDDLKNALTNHFSTCGEITDVFVLNSRALVYFYGLGSNNRAVQLSGTDLGGSTLVVKALPYPKPKGSAWTRLRYRFRSATLSTITGWAHQM, translated from the exons ATGGAGAGATCCGAACCTTCTTCTCGTATGATCGCTTTTCTCAACGCCTCGATGGAGAGATCCGAATCTTCTTCTCGGGTTTCTGCTCCGTACACG gGGAAGAGGACTTTGTACGGTGATAAGTATGTCGACGTTATGAAGTCGCACTATGATTACTACAAAAGCAG GATAAGGATCGGTGTTGAAGGGTACAGTACTTCCCTTAAACCTATTGATCTCTACCGGGCTTTGGAGAGTCTTTTCAAGACATGTGGAGAAGTCCACAACATCCAGATTCGCAGAGATCCAGTGACAAATGCACTCCAGAGGTCGTGCATTGTTATCCTTCGTGGAGAAGGCGCAGGAGACAAAGCCTTGCAACTCAATGGAAGTGACATTGGAGGAAGTAAGATTGTCGTTACGAGTTTGCCTCCAGAACTCAGTGAACTCAGCACTGGGTTGAGTACTGATGTACTCGCTGCTAGGAGCGTGGCACATAATCGAAGAAAGCg TAGCGAAGGCATATCCGTTACTGGATATGACACTTCACTTACTAAAGATGATTTGAAGAATGCTTTGACTAACCATTTCTCCACATGTGGCGAGATTACCGACGTTTTCGTTCTCAACAG CCGTGCCCTGGTCTACTTCTACGGACTAGGCTCCAACAACCGAGCGGTTCAGCTGTCTGGAACCGACCTAGGAGGCTCCACACTGGTGGTCAAAGCCTTGCCCTATCCAAAACCCAAAGGTAGTGCCTGGACCCGTTTGCGTTACCGTTTCAGGTCAGCCACTCTCTCAACGATCACTGGGTGGGCACATCAGATGTGA
- the LOC125584041 gene encoding uncharacterized protein LOC125584041 isoform X1, whose translation MDLFITWENDANHLVDDIEWIQIHGTCWAYSLRRHMNAACRIANLIDAESLSLAYLVNYMRMTSGLSDTLGLSSFDPVRPFLMLEGMVLDDDYRMLFAQFMRIPELPLPRGIRRFVVTDMIIHSLDHYHSPITEGNPKLPIDTFVHSKPPSKCNLRSIYIIWFRDSSGLINGGFMNVEMGKGIIVKFVELIGAYVIM comes from the exons ATGGATTTGTTCATTACTTGGGAAAATGATGCTAATCACCTCGTCGACGACATCGAGTGGATACAAATTCATGGCACGTGCTGGGCGTATTCTCTTAGGCGGCACATGAATGCGGCATGTAGAATTGCGAACTTAATTGATGCAGAATCCCTCTCTCTGGCCTACTTGGTCAACTACATGAGAATGACTTCAGGGCTTTCAGACACCTTGGGTCTTTCTTCCTTTGATCCGGTTAGGCCCTTCCTGATGTTGGAGGGTATGGTCCTGGATGATGATTATCGAATGTTGTTTGCTCAATTTATGAGGATCCCGGAACTCCCACTTCCG AGGGGAATTCGTCGTTTCGTAGTTACGGACATGATAATTCATTCTCTAGATCACTATCATTCCCCTATTACAGAGGGGAATCCCAAACTACCCATCGATACTTTCGTTCATAGCAAACCCCCCTCAAAATGTAACTTaagatctatatatattatttg GTTTCGAGACAGTTCTGGGTTAATCAACGGTGGCTTCATGAATGTTGAGATGGGTAAAGGAATCATTGTCAAGTTTGTCGAGCTGATTGGAGCATATGTCATTATGTGA
- the LOC106441320 gene encoding uncharacterized protein LOC106441320: MDYKSVDEYNLVLFKTVSMLRLCGEVVTEEELLEKTFSTFHSSNIILQQQYRMKGFATYTDLIPCLLLAEANNELLMKNSEARPVGTAPLPEANEVEKKNPNECNYIQNDKRSHGKGRGGYRNRDNYSNGRDRYLAGRKGNHNNRGRGSNPGRGRGGYGRGRGGKY; encoded by the exons atgGATTATAAGTCAGTGGATGAGTACAATTTGGTCTTGTTTAAGACGGtctcgatgctgagactttgtggtgaagtagtaaccgaaGAAGAGTTACTCGAGAAAACATTCTCTACGTTTCATTCCTCAAACATAATCCTGCAGCAGCAGTACCGAATGAAAGGCTTTgccacatacactgatctgatccCGTGCCTGCtactggccgaggcaaacaatgagctcctgatgaagaacagtgaagcTAGACCTGTTGGAACAGCCCCATTACCAGAGGCCAATgaagttgaaaagaaaaatcccAACGAGTGCAATTACATCCAGAATGATAAGAGATCACACGGCAAAGGCCGAGGTGGATACAGGAACCGTGACAATTACTCGAACGGTCGAGATAGATACTTGGccggccggaaaggaaaccacaataaccgtggtcgtggttccaatcccGGCCGTGGTCGAGGCGGTTATGGCCGAGGTCGAGGCG GAAAGTATTAA
- the LOC106442959 gene encoding homeobox-leucine zipper protein HAT14, with translation MEPALYLGDNTNKFSFLEKPSKIPNNPSASSTSTFFFCIIKSTSTSDKNIGFNMGLDVLGFGSQRSLSSSSSPSVEDEKKYKSKLTQRANYSDGVRVSSSVDPSLQLQLHLPWIPENRAPTVAEPSMPVSPPDSVTSSFRLDFGIKSYGYEKRNNKRDMEDEVEKSTSRASNEDNDDENGAIRKKLRLSKDQSAFLEDSFKEHNTLNPKQKIALAKQLNLRPRQVEVWFQNRRARRRR, from the exons ATGGAACCAGCTTTGTATCTAGGTGACAATACTAACAAGTTCTCTTTTCTGGAGAAGCCCTCGAAGATTCCTAATAATCCCTCTGCCTCATCGacctctactttttttttttgtataataaaatCGACCTCTACTTCCGACAAGAATATTGGGTTCAACATGGGTTTGGATGTACTTGGTTTTGGTAGTCAGAGATCGTTGTCATCCTCTTCGTCCCCGTCGGTAGAAGATGAGAAGAAGTATAAGAGTAAACTAACACAAAGAGCAAATTATTCTGATGGAGTTAGGGTTTCATCTTCCGTTGATCCGTCACTACAGCTTCAGCTTCACTTACCTTGGATCCCTGAGAACA GAGCACCTACGGTGGCAGAGCCTAGTATGCCAGTGTCCCCTCCGGATAGTGTAACGTCGTCGTTTCGATTAGATTTTGGGATTAAGAGTTATGGTTATgagaaaagaaataataaaagagaTATGGAAGATGAGGTTGAAAAATCTACTTCAAGAGCCAGCAACGAAGACAACGATGACGAAAATGGAGCCATCAGAAAGAAACTGAGGCTCTCTAAAGATCAATCTGCATTTCTTGAAGACAGCTTCAAAGAACACAACACCCTTAATCCT AAGCAAAAGATTGCGTTGGCAAAGCAGTTAAATCTTCGTCCTCGTCAGGTTGAAGTTTGGTTTCAAAACAGACGAGCGAG gCGGAGAAGATGA